In Mycobacterium branderi, the DNA window TGGGCGTTGCGACGGGGTCTCGCTGCCGGCGGCCTCGGCGCGCGGCAACCGACTTGTCGGCGCCGTTTCGTGCGGCCGTGGCTCGGGCCGGTTCGGGATCAGCCGCTGCATGGCTCCGGTCACGCGCCCGACCAGGTTCTGCCCCTTGCGTTGGGCAGTCTGCGGCCACGATGGCTGCGATTCCGGTTGTGGCTCGGGAGGTTTCGGGTGAACTTCAGGCGGCGGCGGCGGTGGCGGTGGTGTGGGTGGCGGAGGTGGTGGTGGAGGCTGCGGCGGTGGCGGCTGAAAACGCGTGGTGGGCAATTGAGATGGCGGTGCCGGCGCGGCCGGTCGCGGCTCGGGTGACGGCGGCCGGGCCGGCTCTTGCCGGGGCCGCGGCAAGCGGAATCGCTGTGTAGGCGCCTGGGAGGGTGGGCTTTTCGGCTGATCTGCCGGCGGCGGCTGGACCCGCGGCGGTCCGGGCCGTGCGGGCATCCGCGGCGGGGCGGGCCGCTGCGGTGGCGGGGGAGCCGGCCTTGGCCGACCGCGTGGCGGAGGTGCTGGTGCTCCTCTGGGCGGCGGCGGTGGGGCGGGCACGCCCAGTTGGAACACCAGCCGGGGTCCGCGTCGCGGATCACCCAGTGTGATGGCACGGCCGTCGCGGATGAATACGGTCGACATGCGCACGCCGTCGACGTAGATGCCGTGTTGGCTGCGGTCCAGCGCCACCCACTGGCGGCCGTCGTGGTGCAGCACCAGGTGGGTGGGCGAGGTGGTGGTGTCCGTGCCGTCGAGGTGGATATCTGAGCGGGTGTCGCGGCCGACGGTCACGTCGCGGCCGGCGGGGAAGGTGTAGCGCTTCGATCCGACCCAGACGGTCAACGGGGAAGCCTGCGCCTCCGGCCGCATGATCACCACCTTTCGCACCCATCGTTGTGGGCCGATCAACGGTTTGTCTACCCGCCATCATGCGCCCACAATCGCGGCGGCCCGGCGGTCAGCGGGGGCGGGTCGGTGGCGCGGCGTCGTCGAGAAGCCGATGCAGGACGGCAACAGCCTCGGCCAGCGTCTTGCGGTCGGCGGGATCGAGCCGGCCAAGTTGCGGCTCGATCGCGGCGGCCCGATCCGCCCGAACCCGGTTGAGGGTGCGCAGCCCCTCCGGCGTGATGCGGATGCGTACCGCCCGCGCGTCGCCGGGGTCGACGGCCCGGGTGACCAGGCCGGCGTCTTCGAGCCGTCGTACCTGGGTGGTCATCGTGGGCTGCGAGCAGTGATCCACCATGGCCAAATCGCAGATCCGCGCCTCGCCCTGGGCGTCGATGGTGGACAGCAGCCGCGCTTGCGCCGCCGGCAACGGCATCTGGACCCGTTGGGTCGCGTAGCGGTTGAGCCGGGCGACCACTGCCAGCAAATCCGCACCCAGGCCTGGGACGGCCTCGACGGTGTCGCGGCCCGAGGGGGGCCGTGCAGTCGCGGATGATGTCATGCCTCCATAATTGCATAGCTTGGCTATGTACACCACCTGTCGGGCGAGTTCGCGGCGGCAAACACCGGACCGGCGCCACGGCGTGCGAACACCGCACACCCGCCGACACCTGGCAGAATCAGTGAGATGACCGCCGCTGCCACAGCGATTCCTGCGCGACGGGCGCGATCGCTGCGCCCTGGTGAACTCGCCCAGGCATCGGTGATGGCCGCCTTGTGCGCCGCAACCGCAATCATCGCGGTGGTCGTCCCCTTCGCGGCCGGCCTGGCGCTGCTGGGCACCGTTCCGATGGGTCTGCTGGCCTACCGTTACCGGTTGCGTGTGCTGATCGCGGCGACCGTGGCCGCTGGGATCATCGCCTTCCTGATCGCGGGCATGGGCGGCTTCATGACCGTCGTCCACAGCGCCTACATCGGCGGGCTGTGCGGAATCGTCAAGCGCCGGCGCCGTGGCACCCCGACGGTGATCGCCGCGTCTTTGGTGGCCGGCGCAGTGTTCGGGGCGGCGGTGGTGGCCGCGCTGGCGGTGCTGGCGCGGCTTCGGCATCTGATCTTTGCCGCGATCGCCGCCAACGTCGACGGGATCGCGGCGGTCATGACGCGGTCTGGCTTGGAGCAGTCCGCCGTCGGCCTCAAGCGCTTCTTCGCCGCCGCGGCGCATTATTGGCCGTGGCTGCTCCTGGGCAACTTCGTCATCTCGATCATGATCGTGTCTTTGATCGGCTGGTGGGCACTGTCACGAGTGTTGGACCGGATGCGCGGCATACCCGACGTGCACAAACTCGACGCGCTGGCCGAAACCGGGCCTATTGCACCGGTTCCGGTGCGCCTGGATGGGGTTCGCTACCGCTACCCAGGCACCCACCAGGACGCGCTGCGGCCGGTGAGCCTGGAGGTCGACGTCGGCGAACACGTCGCGGTCACCGGCGCCAACGGTTCGGGCAAGACCACCCTGATGCTGATCCTGGCCGGGCGGGAACCCACGTCGGGCACCGTCGAACGTCCCGGTGCGGTCGGGCTGGGCCGGGTCGGCGGAACCGCGGTCATCATGCAGCACCCCGAAAGCCAGGTGCTGGGAACGCGTGTCGGAGACGACGTGGTGTGGGGACTGCCGCCGGGCACAACCACCGACGTGGACCGGCTGCTGGCCGAAGTCGGGCTCGACGGGCTCGCCGAACGTGACACCGGGAGCCTCTCTGGCGGAGAACTGCAGCGGCTGGCGATGGCGGCGGCGCTGGCGCGCGAGCCGGCGTTGCTGATCGCCGACGAGGTCACCAGCATGGTCGACCAGCAGGGCCGCGAAGCGCTGCTGGGCATCATGTCCGGCTTGACCGAGCGGCACCGCACCGCCCTGATTCACATCACGCATTACCACGACGAGGCCCAATCCGCCGACCGCGCAATCAATCTCAGTGATTCACCGGACAACACAGAGATGGTCGAGACCAGGGCCGCGCCGGCTGCTACCGTCTCCGTCGACCACTCGGACGCCGCGCCGGTGCTCGAGTTGACCGGCGTCGGCCACGAATACGGCAGTGGCACACCGTGGGAGACCACCGCGCTGCGCGACGTCAGCTTCTCGGTGTATCCGGGCGACGGGGTTCTGATCCACGGCGGCAACGGATCCGGTAAGTCCACGCTTGCGTGGATCATGGCCGGGCTGACAGTGCCCACCACCGGCACTTGCCTGCTCGACGGGCGGCCCACCCACGAGCAGGTCGGCGCGGTGGCGCTGTCGTTCCAGGCGGCCAGGCTGCAGTTGATGCGCAGCCGGGTGGATCGGGAGGTGGCCTCGGCGGCCGGCTTTTCGCCCGACGACCACGACCGGATCGCCAACGCACTGGCCGTTGTCGGGTTGGATGCCGCGCTGGCGGGGCGGCGTATCGACCAACTCAGCGGCGGCCAGATGCGCCGCGTGGTGCTGGCCGGCCTGTTGGCCCGTTCGCCGCGCGCGTTGATCCTCGACGAGCCGCTCGCCGGGCTGGACGCGGTCAGTCAGCGCGGCCTGCTGCGGCTGCTGGAGGATCTGCGCCGCGAGCAAGGGCTGACCGTGGTGGTGATCTCGCACGACTTTGCCGGCATGGAGGAGTTGTGCCCCCGCACACTGCATCTGCGCAACGGCATGCTCGAGGCGGCGTCGGCGACGGCCGGAGGTGTGTCATGACGACCGCTGCGCCCACCCGCCGGCCGTCGCGGCCGGTCTTGCTGTTGCGCCCGATACCGCATGGCTCGCCCGTCCACGACCTGTGGGCCGGCACCAAACTGATTGTGGTCTTCGGCATTTCGGTGTTGATGACGTTCTATCCGGGCTGGGCGTCGATCGCTCTGGTGGCCGCACTGGTGCTGGCGGCGGCCCGCGCCGCCCGTATTCCGCGTGGTGCCCTGCCGTCGGTGCCGCCCTGGCTGTGGATCCTGCTGGCGTTCGGCGGGATCACCGCGGCACTGGCCGGCGGTGACCCGATGATCCACCTGGGCGCTGTTTCCCTGGGGCTCGGCGGGCTGTTGAACTTCCTGCGCATCACCGCGCTGTCGATCGTGTTGCTCGGCTTGGGTGCGATGGTGTCGTGGACCACCAATGTCGCCGAAATCGCGCCTGCCGTTGCGACATTGGGCCGACCGCTGCGATTCCTGCGGATTCCGGTCGACGAATGGGCGGTCGCGCTGGCGCTGGCGTTGCGGGCATTTCCGATGCTGATCGACGAGTTCCGGGTGCTGTACGCCGCTCGGCGGTTGCGGCCCAGGGAGGTACCGACGTCGCGGCGCGGGCGTCGGCGACGCCGATGGGTGGAGCTGGTCGACCTGCTCGCGACAGCCGTCACGGTGACACTGCGGCGCGCCGACGAGATGGGCGACGCGATCACCGCCCGCGGCGGCACCGGTCAGATCTCGGCCGCCCCGTCGCGGCCGAAGAAGGCTGACTGGGTGGCGCTTTCGATCACCGCCGTGGTGTGCGCCGCCGCGTTGGCGGCGGAATTGATGCTCGGCGTCTAACGGCGTGCGGCGGCATTGGCCGCATCCTGGGCTTCGCGCAAGATCGTCGCCACGTCGCCGCGGCCGAGGAACATCTCGTCGAAGTACGGTGTGAGCGCTTGGTACCCGGCGGGGAAACCCGCGCCGCCCGGTGCCGCGATCCGCGGCCCGTTCAGCACCGCGAAAAACGGTGTGACGTCGACGCCCTTGCCCGCCCAGTAGTCGAAGTACACCCGCTGAGCCGACCGCACCGCGGGGATGGCGCTGCCCTGGCGACCCAGATATTCGTTGCCCAGCTTACTGCCCATCCAGTCCAGCACCTGTCGTACCGCGGCCGGGTTTTCGGAAGCCGAATTGCCTGCTGCGGCAATGCCATTGGTGACGCTGACCCGGCCCTTCGGGCCGGCGGGCAGCACAGCGATTCCCCAGCGGAAACCGGCCTGCTCGGCCACCGCCGCCAGGTTGTAGGTGCCGGACTGGAACAGCGCCATCCTGCCGGCCAGGAACTGGTTGCGGGAAAAGTCGTTGTTGGCGTTGGTGTCCGAGGCCGGCGGTGCGACGTGGTCGTCGTTGATCAATTGGACCAGGTAGTTGAACGCGGTGCGAGCGCCGGTGTTGTCGAACGCGAACCGGTCACCGATCTGGAAAACCCCGCCCGCGGACCCGATGTAGTTGAGGTAGATCCCCTGCGGGTCGTTGGCTGCGTTGTAGCCCCACTGCCGGACCCGTCGCGGGTCGAAACCCGCTGTGCGCGCTGTGTGTCCGGCGGCATCGACGGTGAGCCGGGCCAGCAGCGGTCGCAGCGTGTCGCCGTTGTCGGTGCTCCATCGCACGGTGCTGAGCTGTGCGGGGTCGACGCCGGCCTTGGCGAGCAGGTCGGCGTTGTAGTACACGGCAATGCCGGCGTCGGTCAGTTGCGGTACCCCCCACAGGGTTCCGGCACGGGTGAACTGGTCGACGACCGACGGTTCCCAGTTCGGCTTCGCGTCGATTTTCATCAGCCGTCCGCTGTCGGCGTAGGCGGCGAGGTAGGCATTGGACAACCAGAAGATGTCGTCGGCGCTGCCGCCGGCCACGTCGGTGCGCAGGGTGTCGAAATAGGTGGCGTAGGCCACCACGTTGGTGCGCACCTCGATGTCGGGATGGGCGCGGGTGAACGCTGCGAACGACTGCCGGTAGGCCGCGGCGACTTGCTCGTCCCACAGTCGAACGGTCACCACGGTTTTGCCGCCGCGCGGGGTGGCCGAGATGTCCAGCAGCACCGCCGCCGCGGCTAGTAGCGCCGCCACGAGTACGACTGCGGCGGCAACCAGCGTGGAACGCCTCGGGCGGGTCATCGAGATTGCGTCCAGGGTCGTGAATCGGCGAAAACCACAGCCCTCAGCGCAATCTCGACAGTCATTTGAGCCCGGTGACGACGATCGAGCGCACGATGTGACGCTGGAACACCAGGAACAACACGATCAGCGGCACGATCGCCACCGTCGTCGCGGCCATCACCAGCGTCCACTGTGCGTTGTAGCGGGACTGCAGTGCAGCCGTCGCGACCGTCAACACCCGCCACTTGGCCCCGCTGGTGATCACCAGCGGCCACATGAAGTTGTTCCACTGCGAGACAACCGTGATCAGCATCAGGGTGATCAGGATCGGTCTGCTCGCGGGCACAATCACATGCACGATCACATCCAGTGTGTTGGCGCCGTCCAGGCGTGCGGCGTTGACCAGGTCGTCGGGAATCGCGCGGAAGTACTCACGCAACAGGAAGATCGCGTACGGCGAACCGAACACGAACGGCAACACCAACTCCCAGAACGTGTTCCGCAGACCCACTTGGGCCATCATCAAATACAGCGGCACCACTGTCACGGTCGCAGGCACCATCAACGTTGCGATGTAGACCCAGAACAGCGCGTCACGGCCGGGAAAGCGCAGCCGCGCAAAGGCGTATGCGGCTAGCACCGAAAAGCTCAGCTGGCCAAGCAGGATCACCAACGTCATCAACGCGGTGACCGCCAGCGCCCGGCCGAAACCTGCGCCGCCCAGGTCGGCGTAGTTGGCCAGCGTGGGCGGGCGCGGCCAGGACAGCGGTGTGCCCGTCGCGAACTGTCGAGCCGAGGTGAACGACGTCAGCAATCCCAGCGCGAACGGCGCCAACGTGATCAGCGCGCCGAGCCCCAGCCCGGCGTACACCGCCGCCGCCCTAGACGAGGTCATAGCTGATTCGCCGCCGGAAGTACAAGTGCTGGACGACGGTGACGCCGACCAGGATCACGAACAACACCACCGCCATCACCGCGGCCCGCCCGATCGCCGCCGCCCCGAACGCTTCGACGTAGATGCGGTGCGCAACCAGGTCGGTGCGTCCGGCCGGACCGCCACCGGTCAGCGCGTATACTGTATCGAAAACCTGTGCGGCGCTGACGATTCCAGTGACGAGCACGAAGAACATCGTGGGCCGCAGCATCGGCAACGTGATCCGCCAGAACCGCTGCCACGCCGTCGCCCCGTCCGTCAGAGCCGCGGCGTGGATCTCGGCGGGGATCGCCAGTATGCCGGCCACGAAGAACAGCGCGACGTAGCCGACGTTGGTCCACACGATCACGGCCGACACCACCGGCAACGCCAGACCGGGATCGGTGAGCCACTCGACGCGGTGCCCCAGCACGGTGCTGACTGCGCCGTCGGTTGGCGCCAGGATCCAGCGCCACAACACCGCGATCGCCAGCGGCGCGCAGATCCACGGCACCACGTAGAGCGTGCGGAACGCCCCGGTGCCGGGTAACCCCCGCGCCAGAAGCGTCGCGGCCGCTAACCCGAGCACCGTCTGCGCGGGAACCACGATCGCCACGAAAAACAGCGTCACCAGCAGCGAGTTGCCGAATGTCGAATCGCCGAGCACCGAGCGCCAATTGGCCAGCCCCACATACTCGATGGGACCCAGCAGATCCCAGCGATGCAGGCTCAGCCACACCACGACCAGGATCGGCAGCAGCAGGAACGTGACCACGCCGAACAGGCTGGGGGCCAGCAGTGCGTACCCCAGCGCAGTCGACCGTCGCGCCATGGGTGTATTAAAGCCGCTCGCTACGGTGGAGTCGTGACGCCGAACCGGGGAATCGACGACGACTTTCTCGACCTGCCCCGCCTCGAGTTGGCCGACGCCGCGCTGTCGGCGGCCACGGCGGCGGGGGCGAGCCATGCGGACCTGCGGGTTCACCGCATCACCACCGAAGTAGTCCGGCTGCGCGACGGCGAGCTGGAGACGGCGGTGACCAGCCGCGAACTGGGGTTGGCGGTCCGGGTGATCGTCGACGGCACCTGGGGATTCGCCTCGCACGCCGAACTGTCCGCGCCCGTCGCCGCGGAGACCGCGCGGCGCGCCGTCGCGGTGGCCACCGCGCTGGCGCCGCTGAACGCCGAGCGCATCGAGTTGGCGCCCGAGCCGGTGTATCGCGACGCCACCTGGGCGTCGAGTTACGAGATCGACCCGTTGACAGTGTCCACCGCCGCCAAAGTCGCCGTGCTGGCCGAGTACTCGGGCCGGTTGTTGGCCGCCGACGGGGTCGACCATGTGACGGCCGGGGTGACGGCCGTCAAGGAGCAGACCTTCTACGCCGACACGTTCGGGTCGACGATCACCCAGCAGCGGGTGCGGATCATGCCGGGCTTGGAGGCGGTCAGCGTCGACGCCGCGGCAGGGGAGTTCGACACCATGCGCACGCTGGCTCCGCCAACGGCCCGGGGCTGGGAGGTGGTGGCCGGCGACGAGGTGTGGAACTGGAGCGACGAACTGACCGAGATCCCGGCGCTGCTGGCCGAGAAGGTCAAAGCGCCCGGCGTGACGCCCGGCCGTAAAGACCTGGTGATCGACCCGACCAACCTGTGGCTCACCATCCACGAATCCATCGGGCACGCCACCGAATACGACCGCGCGATCGGCTACGAAGCCGCCTACGCCGGAACATCTTTCGCCACTCCCGACAAGCTCGGTAGCCTGCGCTACGGCTCACCGGTGATGAACGTGACCGCCGACCGCACCGTCGAATTCGGTTTGGCCAGTATCGGTTACGACGACGAGGGAGTGGCAGCGCAAAGCTGGGATCTGGTGCGCGACGGGATCTTCGTCGGCTACCAGCTCGACCGGGTGTTCGCGCCGCGGCTCGGGGTGCCGCGGTCCAACGGCTGCTCGTACGCCGACTCGCCGCATCACGTGCCGATCCAGCGGATGGCCAACGTGTCGCTGCAACCGAGCGCGGACGAGCTGACCACGGCCGATCTGATCGGCCGTGTCGACGACGGCATCTACATCGTCGGCGACAAATCCTGGTCAATCGACATGCAGCGCCACAACTTCCAGTTCACCGGGCAGCGGTTCTTCCGGATTCGCAATGGGCAACTGGACGGGCAGCTGCGCGATGTGGCCTATCAGGCCACCACCACCGACTTCTGGAATGCGATGGAAGCCGTCGGCGGGCGGTCAACCTGGCGGCTGGGCGGGGCATTCAACTGCGGCAAGGCCCAGCCGGGACAAGTCGCCGCCGTCAGCCACGGCTGCCCGTCGGCGTTATTTCGCGGTATCAACGTGCTCAACACTCGTGCAGAGGCGGGCCGATGATCGGTGCGCAGCAGGTTGTCGACGCGGCATTGGGTGCGTCGCGGCGCGCCGACGAGACGATCGTGATCGTCGCTGACCGCAGCGAGGCGTCGCTGCGGTGGGCCAACAACTCGATGACCACCAACGGTGTGTCGACCAGCCGCAAAACCACGGTGATTTCGATTGCGCGCCAAGGCAACAGCGCACGGGTTGGCTCGCTCAGCACCGCCGAGGTAGACCCGTCGCTGATCCCGGCACTGGTAGAAAAGTCGGCGGAGGCCGCCCGCTCCGCGCCCGAGTCCTGCGACGCCGCCCCGCTGCTGCCCGGCATTGGCGTGCCCGAGAATTGGGATGCTCCAGTACCCGCCACCGGGGCGGAGGTGTTCGCCGACGTCGCGGGTGCATTGCGGCGGGGATTTGGCGGCGGGGATCAGTTGTACGGCTTTGCCCGCCATGAGCTGCAGACGACGTTCGTGGCGACGTCGACCGGGTTGCGCCGGCGCTACACCCAGCCCACCGGTTCGGTGGAGATCAACGCCAAGCGCGGCGGAGCCAGCGCGTGGGCTGGTGTGGGCACTGCTGACTTTGTCGACGTGCCAACGGATTTGCTTTTGGAGCAGCTTTCTACGCGATTGGGCTGGGCGGGACGGATTCTGGAGCTGCCCGCGGGGCGCTACGAGACCATCATGCCGCCGTCGACCGTGGCCGACATGATGATCTATCTGGGCTGGACGATGAGCGGTCGCGGCGCGCAGGAGGGCCGCACGGCGTTCTCGGCGCCCGGCGGCGGAACCCGGGTGGGGGAGCGGCTCACCGACATGCCGCTGACGCTGTACTCCGACCCCTTTGCACCCGGGCTGGAGTGCGGACCGTTCGTGGCCGCTGCCGGTTCGTCGGAAACGGTGTCGATCTTCGACAACGGCATGGACATCGGTCGGGTGGACTGGCTGCGCGACGGCGTGATCAACGCGCTGGCCTACCCGCGGGCCGCGGCCGCCGAGTTCGGCGCCCCAGTGGCCGTCGC includes these proteins:
- a CDS encoding ABC transporter substrate-binding protein; protein product: MTRPRRSTLVAAAVVLVAALLAAAAVLLDISATPRGGKTVVTVRLWDEQVAAAYRQSFAAFTRAHPDIEVRTNVVAYATYFDTLRTDVAGGSADDIFWLSNAYLAAYADSGRLMKIDAKPNWEPSVVDQFTRAGTLWGVPQLTDAGIAVYYNADLLAKAGVDPAQLSTVRWSTDNGDTLRPLLARLTVDAAGHTARTAGFDPRRVRQWGYNAANDPQGIYLNYIGSAGGVFQIGDRFAFDNTGARTAFNYLVQLINDDHVAPPASDTNANNDFSRNQFLAGRMALFQSGTYNLAAVAEQAGFRWGIAVLPAGPKGRVSVTNGIAAAGNSASENPAAVRQVLDWMGSKLGNEYLGRQGSAIPAVRSAQRVYFDYWAGKGVDVTPFFAVLNGPRIAAPGGAGFPAGYQALTPYFDEMFLGRGDVATILREAQDAANAAARR
- a CDS encoding MarR family winged helix-turn-helix transcriptional regulator, translated to MTSSATARPPSGRDTVEAVPGLGADLLAVVARLNRYATQRVQMPLPAAQARLLSTIDAQGEARICDLAMVDHCSQPTMTTQVRRLEDAGLVTRAVDPGDARAVRIRITPEGLRTLNRVRADRAAAIEPQLGRLDPADRKTLAEAVAVLHRLLDDAAPPTRPR
- a CDS encoding carbohydrate ABC transporter permease, whose translation is MARRSTALGYALLAPSLFGVVTFLLLPILVVVWLSLHRWDLLGPIEYVGLANWRSVLGDSTFGNSLLVTLFFVAIVVPAQTVLGLAAATLLARGLPGTGAFRTLYVVPWICAPLAIAVLWRWILAPTDGAVSTVLGHRVEWLTDPGLALPVVSAVIVWTNVGYVALFFVAGILAIPAEIHAAALTDGATAWQRFWRITLPMLRPTMFFVLVTGIVSAAQVFDTVYALTGGGPAGRTDLVAHRIYVEAFGAAAIGRAAVMAVVLFVILVGVTVVQHLYFRRRISYDLV
- a CDS encoding ABC transporter ATP-binding protein, giving the protein MTAAATAIPARRARSLRPGELAQASVMAALCAATAIIAVVVPFAAGLALLGTVPMGLLAYRYRLRVLIAATVAAGIIAFLIAGMGGFMTVVHSAYIGGLCGIVKRRRRGTPTVIAASLVAGAVFGAAVVAALAVLARLRHLIFAAIAANVDGIAAVMTRSGLEQSAVGLKRFFAAAAHYWPWLLLGNFVISIMIVSLIGWWALSRVLDRMRGIPDVHKLDALAETGPIAPVPVRLDGVRYRYPGTHQDALRPVSLEVDVGEHVAVTGANGSGKTTLMLILAGREPTSGTVERPGAVGLGRVGGTAVIMQHPESQVLGTRVGDDVVWGLPPGTTTDVDRLLAEVGLDGLAERDTGSLSGGELQRLAMAAALAREPALLIADEVTSMVDQQGREALLGIMSGLTERHRTALIHITHYHDEAQSADRAINLSDSPDNTEMVETRAAPAATVSVDHSDAAPVLELTGVGHEYGSGTPWETTALRDVSFSVYPGDGVLIHGGNGSGKSTLAWIMAGLTVPTTGTCLLDGRPTHEQVGAVALSFQAARLQLMRSRVDREVASAAGFSPDDHDRIANALAVVGLDAALAGRRIDQLSGGQMRRVVLAGLLARSPRALILDEPLAGLDAVSQRGLLRLLEDLRREQGLTVVVISHDFAGMEELCPRTLHLRNGMLEAASATAGGVS
- a CDS encoding metallopeptidase TldD-related protein, with translation MIGAQQVVDAALGASRRADETIVIVADRSEASLRWANNSMTTNGVSTSRKTTVISIARQGNSARVGSLSTAEVDPSLIPALVEKSAEAARSAPESCDAAPLLPGIGVPENWDAPVPATGAEVFADVAGALRRGFGGGDQLYGFARHELQTTFVATSTGLRRRYTQPTGSVEINAKRGGASAWAGVGTADFVDVPTDLLLEQLSTRLGWAGRILELPAGRYETIMPPSTVADMMIYLGWTMSGRGAQEGRTAFSAPGGGTRVGERLTDMPLTLYSDPFAPGLECGPFVAAAGSSETVSIFDNGMDIGRVDWLRDGVINALAYPRAAAAEFGAPVAVAADNLLMTGGHSTLGDMIAETERGLLLTTFWYIREVDPTTLLLTGLTRDGVYLVADGEVVGAVNNFRFNESPLDLLRRATQVGASEVTLPREWGDWATRAAMPSLRIPDFHMSSVSQAQ
- a CDS encoding TldD/PmbA family protein encodes the protein MTPNRGIDDDFLDLPRLELADAALSAATAAGASHADLRVHRITTEVVRLRDGELETAVTSRELGLAVRVIVDGTWGFASHAELSAPVAAETARRAVAVATALAPLNAERIELAPEPVYRDATWASSYEIDPLTVSTAAKVAVLAEYSGRLLAADGVDHVTAGVTAVKEQTFYADTFGSTITQQRVRIMPGLEAVSVDAAAGEFDTMRTLAPPTARGWEVVAGDEVWNWSDELTEIPALLAEKVKAPGVTPGRKDLVIDPTNLWLTIHESIGHATEYDRAIGYEAAYAGTSFATPDKLGSLRYGSPVMNVTADRTVEFGLASIGYDDEGVAAQSWDLVRDGIFVGYQLDRVFAPRLGVPRSNGCSYADSPHHVPIQRMANVSLQPSADELTTADLIGRVDDGIYIVGDKSWSIDMQRHNFQFTGQRFFRIRNGQLDGQLRDVAYQATTTDFWNAMEAVGGRSTWRLGGAFNCGKAQPGQVAAVSHGCPSALFRGINVLNTRAEAGR
- a CDS encoding carbohydrate ABC transporter permease — protein: MTSSRAAAVYAGLGLGALITLAPFALGLLTSFTSARQFATGTPLSWPRPPTLANYADLGGAGFGRALAVTALMTLVILLGQLSFSVLAAYAFARLRFPGRDALFWVYIATLMVPATVTVVPLYLMMAQVGLRNTFWELVLPFVFGSPYAIFLLREYFRAIPDDLVNAARLDGANTLDVIVHVIVPASRPILITLMLITVVSQWNNFMWPLVITSGAKWRVLTVATAALQSRYNAQWTLVMAATTVAIVPLIVLFLVFQRHIVRSIVVTGLK
- a CDS encoding energy-coupling factor transporter transmembrane component T family protein — encoded protein: MTTAAPTRRPSRPVLLLRPIPHGSPVHDLWAGTKLIVVFGISVLMTFYPGWASIALVAALVLAAARAARIPRGALPSVPPWLWILLAFGGITAALAGGDPMIHLGAVSLGLGGLLNFLRITALSIVLLGLGAMVSWTTNVAEIAPAVATLGRPLRFLRIPVDEWAVALALALRAFPMLIDEFRVLYAARRLRPREVPTSRRGRRRRRWVELVDLLATAVTVTLRRADEMGDAITARGGTGQISAAPSRPKKADWVALSITAVVCAAALAAELMLGV